From a region of the Triticum aestivum cultivar Chinese Spring chromosome 7D, IWGSC CS RefSeq v2.1, whole genome shotgun sequence genome:
- the LOC123165809 gene encoding disease resistance protein RGA5 isoform X3, whose translation MELSPVSSSLGAMGSLPRKLDELLATGHWALQGAVILDGIRHLAADLHELQSLLLNLSNAQDPPVAAGCWMKEVRELSYDVEDCADRFVHAAETRRRPARRNASVARLKISRLPRRRRWLPWINGRVLEFRTRAQEASERYWRYHFDDCASGPEYSPPAAGRAVGAEPGDHVGMEGPVGELGRWLTDGEEQLKVVAIVGVAGIGKTTLALKLWGKLQGQFECVAFVRTAQKPNMRGIISSILSQVRPHQPPDPADMHHLIRDLKEHLQDKRYFIVIDDLWATSVWDVLSRAFPEGSSCSRIVTTTEIMEVAQACCGYRPDHIFQMEFLSDDDSQKLLLQRIFSENQSPRRFDHILPHILRKCGGLPLAIIMVASLLASRPEKLDQLGFVQSSLGSNMRLQAHPTMERFMEQLLNVRFDCLPHYLKTCLLYLSTCPEGYIFLKDDLVKQWLAEDFICAQLGKDMEEVARSYFDELVNMGLIQVMDNNYSYELLSYSVHHMVLHLIAYKSIEENFVTVVDYSQTAILLPDKVRRLSLHFGSATYATTPASTRLSQVRSLFFFGLFNCMPSLMVFKFLRVLNLHLWGDLGNTSFDLTRICELFRLRYLQVTCNAIVKLPDQIEAMKHLETLEINSRVCAIPPDIVCLPSLLHLCLRGGTNLPDGIGHIRSLRTLKYFDLGDNSEDNLWSLGELTNLRDLHFTYSRLPSSEHLKRNLIALASSLGKLCNLKSVTLAPGTAGIVVLVDGSSSMSSAPVFLERLELLPPICIFSRLPKWIGQLRKICIVKVAVKELLANDIDILTGLPSLTVLSLCVQTAPEGGIIFNEGALPVLKYFEFRCGVLCLAFMAGAIPNLQRLRLAFNTHTREKYSNMLAGIEHLINLQDVTGRIGVVTKFDRRAAESAFKEAISKHPMCPTSSVQWLDPVEKLFRPSEKQHLRRERGPSDEKHRGLEKAEDAIKHAKTGKTSSAGLDQDRAVEAYRNSCSGPFFLQKRVRTRYFCITRKATKMGQSYRTTKSSTDRTESKKEQQNLETPLNYAQRKNQQQSSHSSALDGNRTEDAKLFNTTSSSPNLQSILASNQNVAAEPEEQMLPDTMKQEFLDSSQSGEQIAAETGVHSQVSTLSSRSLLPTRHHKEGEPASRLNLAGEGTEMSSNIIRKQDILAKVKEQEEQIARLRVQLVDYSVKESQILNDKLVLEKRIAHMRMEFDQQQQDLVDAASKALSYRQDIMEENLRLTHSLQAARRRRSTFVSSLLPLLSAHNLQPSVPDAQSIVGNLKVLFTHSQEKLAITEEKQKKSQYQIARRAESSNNTAQSPSHPARNTLVASSQASLGIVPQQAYSHAESPISYPVRARRDWDLLANENRQILPTKAALTDTEHDNAGRTSPPRSNQFTKYGVAKETEHESRAGRSRAVRFNFESKDQNPSFKDPVGGDVTKNLEGAETQTSRESPAEWTPQGPPHLASGLDGGNLSYPYLPTVLEEPSSSFPEAVEDDPLPAIDGLRITGEAFPGSELQASGYSSNGTTSCYFEWVRHLEDGSVNYIEGAKQPTYLVTADDVDSLLAIEVQPLDDRKRKGEIVKVYANEQRKITCNPEMKELIEKILSIGHVSYEVLLPVKFINMWDSALLAINREGYSIKYNGRRGVVMTEKFRQATTINIPYGRPTEFSIQSAKGAQYNLKPAKSSPSRDAIVLILRLYRMKALEKSKGRKKGIFFK comes from the exons ATGGAGCTGAGCCCAGTCAGTTCGTCGCTGGGCGCCATGGGCTCGCTACCACGGAAGCTCGACGAGCTCCTGGCGACCGGCCACTGGGCTCTGCAGGGGGCCGTGATCCTGGATGGGATCAGGCACCTGGCCGCCGACCTCCACGAGCTGCAGAGCCTCCTGCTGAACCTCTCGAACGCGCAGGACCCTCCCGTGGCGGCGGGGTGCTGGATGAAGGAGGTGCGCGAGCTGTCCTACGACGTGGAGGACTGCGCCGACCGATTCGTCCACGCCGCCGAGACACGCAGGCGACCTGCTCGGCGTAATGCCAGCGTCGCCCGGCTGAAGATCAGCCGCCTTccgaggaggcggaggtggctcCCATGGATCAACGGCAGGGTCCTGGAGTTCAGGACCCGAGCGCAGGAAGCGAGCGAGAGGTACTGGAGGTACCACTTCGATGATTGCGCCTCCGGTCCTGAATACTCTCCTCCTGCTGCTGGCCGCGCTGTGGGCGCGGAGCCTGGTGATCATGTCGGCATGGAAGGCCCTGTGGGTGAGCTCGGCCGGTGGCTGACTGATGGAGAGGAGCAGCTCAAGGTGGTAGCAATCGTCGGTGTTGCAGGGATCGGTAAAACCACGCTTGCCCTGAAATTGTGGGGTAAGCTCCAGGGACAGTTCGAGTGCGTCGCCTTTGTGCGGACAGCACAAAAGCCCAATATGAGGGGGATCATCAGCAGCATACTCTCGCAAGTTCGTCCGCACCAACCGCCGGACCCTGCCGACATGCACCACCTGATCCGTGATCTCAAAGAACATCTACAAGATAAGAG GTACTTCATTGTAATTGATGACCTGTGGGCTACATCAGTGTGGGATGTTCTTAGTCGTGCTTTTCCAGAGGGTAGTTCATGCAGTAGAATAGTAACTACGACAGAAATTATGGAAGTAGCTCAGGCATGCTGTGGTTATCGTCCTGACCATATTTTTCAGATGGAATTTCTTAGTGACGACGACTCACAAAAATTATTGCTCCAAAGAATTTTCTCAGAAAATCAAAGTCCTCGACGTTTCGATCACATTTTACCTCATATTTTGAGAAAATGTGGTGGTTTGCCACTAGCAATCATCATGGTAGCCAGCCTTTTAGCAAGCCGACCTGAGAAACTAGATCAACTGGGCTTTGTGCAGAGTTCTCTTGGTTCAAATATGCGGCTGCAGGCACATCCTACCATGGAAAGGTTTATGGAACAATTATTGAATGTTAGGTTCGATTGTCTTCCACATTATTTGAAGACTTGCCTGCTTTATCTTAGTACATGTCCAGAGGGCTACATATTCTTGAAGGATGATTTGGTGAAGCAATGGCTAGCTGAGGATTTTATATGTGCACAATTAGGGAAAGACATGGAGGAAGTTGCTAGAAGCTATTTTGATGAGCTTGTCAATATGGGCCTGATCCAAGTTATGGATAACAACTACAGTTATGAACTATTGTCTTATTCAGTCCACCACATGGTTCTTCATCTTATTGCATACAAGTCTATTGAAGAGAACTTTGTCACTGTAGTGGATTATTCTCAAACAGCAATACTACTTCCTGATAAAGTTCGTCGATTGTCACTGCACTTTGGCAGTGCAACATATGCAACTACACCAGCAAGTACCAGATTATCACAAGTTCGATCACTCTTCTTTTTTGGACTGTTTAACTGCATGCCTTCATTGATGGTGTTTAAGTTCCTTCGAGTTCTAAACCTTCATCTTTGGGGTGATCTTGGAAATACGAGTTTTGACCTTACAAGAATTTGTGAACTGTTTCGGTTGAGATATTTGCAGGTCACATGTAATGCCATTGTGAAGTTACCAGATCAGATTGAAGCTATGAAACACTTGGAAACACTGGAAATAAATTCAAGAGTATGCGCTATTCCACCGGACATTGTTTGCCTTCCGAGCTTGTTGCATCTCTGTCTTCGAGGTGGAACAAATCTACCTGACGGGATTGGCCATATAAGATCTCTACGTACACTAAAGTATTTTGACCTTGGTGATAACTCTGAAGACAATTTATGGAGCCTTGGCGAGCTAACAAACCTGCGGGATCTACATTTCACATATTCTAGATTACCATCTAGTGAACATTTGAAGAGAAATCTGATAGCTTTGGCCTCTTCACTTGGGAAACTCTGTAACCTCAAATCTGTCACTCTGGCTCCTGGTACTGCAGGTATCGTTGTTCTCGTTGATGGCTCGAGCAGCATGTCCTCTGCTCCAGTCTTCCTTGAGAGACTTGAGCTGTTGCCACCCATATGCATCTTTTCCAGACTTCCCAAGTGGATTGGACAACTCCGCAAAATCTGCATTGTGAAAGTTGCTGTTAAAGAACTGCTAGCGAATGACATTGATATCCTCACAGGATTACCTTCCCTCACAGTCCTCTCATTGTGTGTCCAGACAGCCCCTGAGGGAGGAATCATCTTCAATGAAGGGGCGCTCCCAGTTCTCAAGTATTTCGAGTTTAGGTGTGGCGTACTTTGTCTCGCTTTCATGGCAGGTGCAATACCCAATCTTCAGAGGCTCAGGCTAGCTTTCAATACTCATACCAGGGAGAAGTACAGCAATATGCTTGCCGGAATCGAGCACCTTATAAACCTCCAGGACGTCACTGGACGAATTGGGGTAGTCACCAAATTTGACAGAAGGGCTGCTGAATCAGCATTCAAGGAAGCCATTAGCAAGCATCCAATGTGCCCTACATCTAGTGTACAATGGCTGGATCCAGTTGAGAAATTATTTCGTCCTTCAGAAAAACAGCATTTGAGGCGAGAAAGAGGCCCGTCAGATGAAAAGCATCGTGGTCTAGAGAAAGCCGAAGATGCGATCAAACATGCTAAGACAGG TAAAACTTCTTCCGCTGGGCTGGATCAGGACCGCGCCGTTGAGGCCTACAGAAACTCTTGTTCAGGTCCTTTTTTTCTTCAAAAGCGTGTTAGAACGCGCTACTTTTGCATTACAAGAAAGGCCACCAAAATGGGACAAAGCTACAGAACCACCAAGAGTAGCACTGACCGAACTGAGAGCAAGAAAGAGCAGCAAAACCTAGAGACACCGCTAAATTATGCACAAAGGAAAAACCAACAGCAAAGCTCTCATTCAAGTGCTTTGGATGGGAATAGGACAGAGGATGCAAAGTTGTTCAATACCACTTCTTCATCACCAAATTTGCAAAGCATTCTAGCTAGTAATCAGAATGTAGCTGCTGAACCTGAAGAGCAGATGTTGCCAGACACCATGAAACAAGAGTTTCTGGATAGCAGCCAGTCTGGGGAGCAGATTGCTGCTGAAACTGGTGTGCATTCACAGGTCTCTACTCTCTCATCGCGTTCTCTCTTGCCAACAAG GCACCACAAAGAAGGAGAGCCTGCTTCTAGGCTCAACTTAGCTGGAGAAGGTACGGAGATGAGCTCAAACATCATTCGGAAGCAG GATATTCTTGCTAAGGTTAAAGAACAGGAAGAACAAATTGCTCGTTTAAGAGTGCAACTTGTTGACTACTCAGTGAAG GAATCCCAAATACTTAATGACAAACTTGTTTTGGAAAAACGCATTGCGCATATGCGAATG GAATTTGATCAACAGCAACAAGATCTTGTTGATGCCGCATCAAAAGCTTTATCTTACAGACAAGACATTATGGAAGAAAACCTCCGTCTGACACACTCATTACAG GCAGCACGTCGAAGGAGATCAACTTTCGTATCTTCTTTGTTGCCTCTTCTATCAGCACATAACCTGCAGCCTTCTGTTCCCGATGCTCAATCAATTGTTGGCAATCTGAAG GTTTTGTTTACTCATTCGCAAGAGAAACTCGCTATTACTGAG GAGAAACAGAAGAAATCACAGTACCAGATTGCTCGGCGTGCTGAATCTTCAAATAATACGGCACAATCACCTTCTCATCCTGCTCGAAATACGCTGGTTGCTTCT AGCCAAGCCAGCCTTGGCATTGTGCCCCAGCAAGCATATTCTCATGCAGAGTCTCCAATTTCTTATCCCGTTCGAGCTAGACGGGATTGGGATTTATTGGCAAATGAGAACCGTCAGATCCTCCCAACCAAGGCTGCTCTGACAGACACAGAGCATGACAATGCTGGAAGGACCTCTCCTCCAAGAAG CAACCAATTTACCAAGTATGGTGTAGCAAAAGAAACTGAGCATGAATCTCGTGCTGGACGATCCCGTGCTGTACGATTTAACTTTGAATCCAAGGATCAAAACCCATCATTCAAGGACCCTGTTGGGGGTGATGTAACAAAAAATCTAGAAGGAGCTGAAACCCAAACTTCACGAGAATCTCCTGCGGAGTGGACTCCTCAAGGCCCACCTCATTTGGCATCTGGCCTTGACGGTGGGAACCTGTCTTACCCTTATCTTCCTACTGTCCTTGAGGAGCCTAGTTCTTCTTTCCCTGAAG CTGTGGAGGATGACCCACTGCCAGCCATAGATGGGCTAAGAATCACAGGTGAAGCTTTTCCTGGAAGTGAACTTCAAGCAAGTGGGTATTCCAGCAATGGGACCACAAGTTGTTATTTTGAG TGGGTACGCCATTTGGAAGATGGATCGGTAAATTACATAGAAG GTGCAAAGCAACCCACATATTTAGTTACTGCTGATGATGTGGACTCTTTACTAGCCATAGAGGTCCAGCCTCTAGATGACAGAAAAAGGAAG